Proteins encoded in a region of the Perognathus longimembris pacificus isolate PPM17 chromosome 11, ASM2315922v1, whole genome shotgun sequence genome:
- the Pcp4l1 gene encoding Purkinje cell protein 4-like protein 1: MSELNTKTSPATNQASGPEEKGKAGSAKKAEEEEEIDIDLTAPETEKAALAIQGKFRRFQKRKKDPSS; encoded by the exons CTCAACACTAAAACATCCCCAGCAACTAACCAGGCATCTGGCCCAGAAGAAAAAG GGAAGGCTGGCAGTGCCAAGAAggccgaggaagaggaggagattgACATTGACCTAACAGCACCAGAAACGGAGAAAGCTGCCCTTGCCATTCAGGGCAAGTTCCGGCGattccagaaaaggaaaaaagatcccAGCTCGTGA